The window ATAGCGATGCTCGACCAGCCAGCTGTCGCTATCGGGCGACTTCATCTTTTCGCCGCAGGCCTTGCACAGGACCAGGGGCGCATAGCCCCGGCGGTTGAGGAACAGCATCGACTGTTCGCCCCGGGCCAGGGTCACGGTCATGGCCTTGATCAGCGGCGGAGACAGCCAGCGTCCCGGTTCGGGCGGGGTCTCGCGCAGATCGATCAGGCCGATGTCGGGCAACTGGGCCGCCCCGTGCCGGGCGCTGAGCCGCAGCCAGCGATAGCGACCGCTCTGGGCGTTGAACAGGCTCTCCAGCGACGGCGTGGCCGAGGCCAGAACCACCAGGGCCCCCTCGATCTTGGCGCGGGCCACGGCCAGGTCGCGGGCCTGGTAGATGAAGCCCTCTTCCTGCTTGAACGAGCTGTCATGCTCTTCGTCGACCACGATCAGCCGCAGCTTGCGGAAGGGCAGGAACAGGGCCGAGCGGGCCCCGACCACGATCCGGGCCTGGCCGCCGGCCACGCCTTCCCAGACGCGCCGGCGTTTGGGCGGAGCGACACCGGAGTGCCATTCGGCCGGCACCGCCCCGAACCGGGCCTCGAACCGCGCCATCACCGCCTGGGTCAGGGCGATCTCGGGCAGCAGGATCAGGACCTGACTGTCCGGATCCTCGGCCAGGGCGGCGGCGACGGCCTCAAGATAGACCTCGGTCTTGCCCGAGCCTGTCACCCCGTCGAGCAGGGCCGCCTGGAAACCGCCCTCCCCCAGCATATCGCCCAGCACGTCGGCGCAGGCCTGCTGGCTGGCATTCAGTGATTGCGGCGGCAGGGTCAGGTCGGGGACAGGAAAACGGCTGTCGGGCTCGATGAGCGTGATGGCCAGGGCCCCTTCATCGACCAGGCCCTTGACGACGCCGGCCGAAACCCCAGCCAGAGCAGCCAGAGCAGCCCCGGACTTCGGACCCTCCCGGGCCGCCGCCAGCACCTTCAGCCGCGCCGGGGTCATGCGCGCCGGCTCGGTCCCGGTCAGGACCAGCACCTTGTCCGGCCTGGCCGGTGGATGACGCAGGCCGCGCAGGGCCATGGCCAGGGGCCAGCCGGCCACATCGACCGCATAGCGCGCCGCCCAGTCGACAAAGGTCAGGACACCGGGCGGCAGGGGCGGATCGTCCAGCCGCTCGAGAACCGGTTTCAGCGGCCGATTGCCGCCGGTGCCGTCGCGCAGGGCGGTGACCACCCCGCGAATCACCCGCGGCCCCAGGGGCACGGTCACATGATCGCCGACCGCCAGGCCCAGACCCTCGGGCTC of the Caulobacter henricii genome contains:
- a CDS encoding primosomal protein N' encodes the protein MPRIASVLLPMPLPEAFDYAEPEGLGLAVGDHVTVPLGPRVIRGVVTALRDGTGGNRPLKPVLERLDDPPLPPGVLTFVDWAARYAVDVAGWPLAMALRGLRHPPARPDKVLVLTGTEPARMTPARLKVLAAAREGPKSGAALAALAGVSAGVVKGLVDEGALAITLIEPDSRFPVPDLTLPPQSLNASQQACADVLGDMLGEGGFQAALLDGVTGSGKTEVYLEAVAAALAEDPDSQVLILLPEIALTQAVMARFEARFGAVPAEWHSGVAPPKRRRVWEGVAGGQARIVVGARSALFLPFRKLRLIVVDEEHDSSFKQEEGFIYQARDLAVARAKIEGALVVLASATPSLESLFNAQSGRYRWLRLSARHGAAQLPDIGLIDLRETPPEPGRWLSPPLIKAMTVTLARGEQSMLFLNRRGYAPLVLCKACGEKMKSPDSDSWLVEHRYTGRLVCHLTGFSMKKPEACPHCGARDSLVSIGPGVERVEEEARFLFPTARIAVFSSDTVMDAAAARALVASMAAGEIDILVATQAAAKGHNFPNLTLVGVVDADLSLRGGDLRAGERTFQLLAQAAGRAGRHEKPGRALLQTYSPDHAVLQALKAQDRDAFVEAELRMREEAGLPPFGRLAAVIASGPDGAALDAYVEALAAVIPNAEGVEVFGPADAPLGLVRGRRRKRFLVRADRRVDLQGFMAAWRARARIPNSVRVVIDIDPYSFL